One part of the Salvelinus namaycush isolate Seneca unplaced genomic scaffold, SaNama_1.0 Scaffold218, whole genome shotgun sequence genome encodes these proteins:
- the LOC120038398 gene encoding NLR family CARD domain-containing protein 3-like, whose amino-acid sequence MNRDFSMDRPVNSSGAGSVTFDRSGWSTLLEDQSRCAVCQQVLRDPVSITCGHRFCRQCITRYWEKPAPSGDYDCPQCRKRSRTRPLLQHLTEPNDARGSENHKDSLQRAIVNHKDSLRRRYECVIEGMETAGNQTPLNRIYTELYITEGESEGVNNEHEVWQLETASRTPTSHDTAIHCNDIFKPLPGQERSIRTVLTKGIAGIGKTVSVQKFILDWAEGKANQDVDIIFVLPFRELNLIKDLQYSLLRLLNDFHTELDIRNAEKLTACKAMFIFDGLDESRLPLDFQHNEKVFDITQTSSVDILLTNLIKGNLLPSALLWITSRPAATNQIPPKCVDQVTEVRGFNDPQKEEYFRKRFSDEDLASRIISHIKTSRSLHIMCHMPVFCWISAIVLEHMLSTDKRREMPTTLTEMSIHFLLIQTSLKNQKYHGRDEMDQEELMESDKEVLLKLGKLAFENLEKGNLMFYEEDLKEAGLDVKEASVYSGVCTQIFKEESVLFQRVVYCFVHLSIQEFLSAVYMYHCYTTRNMDALKPFLKRKSRAASEELTLDELLKSTVDKALESKNGHLDLFVRFLHGMSLESNQKLLRGLVTQTESSPERVQKTIRSLKVMQRKNISPERCINLFHCLIEMKDHSVQEEIQAYLRSENRSKNLTHAQCSALAYMLQISEEVLEVFNLKEYKTSEEGRRRLLPAVRGCRKAL is encoded by the exons atgaacagagacTTCTCTATGGATCGTCCTGTTAATTCCAGTGGTGCTGGATCAGTTACCTTTGACCGAAG tggatggtctactctgctaGAGGATCAGTCCAGGTGTGCAGTGTGTCAGCAGGTGTTGAGGGATCCAGTCTCTATCACCTGTGGGCACAGGTTCTGCAGACAGTGCATCACCAGATACTGGGAGAAACCTGCTCCTTCAGGAGACTATGACTGTCCTCAGTGTAGAAAGAGATCCAGGACACGTCCTCTACTACAGCACCTGACTGAACCCAATGATGCAAGAGGCTCTGAAAACCATAAAGACAGTCTGCAGAGAGCCATAGTAAACCATAAAGACAGCCTGAGAAGGAGGTATGAATGTGTGATAGAAGGCATGGAAACAGCAGGGAACCAAACTCCCCTCAACAGGatttacacagagctctacatcacagaaggagagagtgaaggggtTAACAATGAACATGAGGTGTGGCAGCTAGAGACAGCATCCAGGACGCCAACCTCACATGACACAGCAATCCACTGCAATGACATCTTTAAACCCTTACCTGGCCAAGAGAGAAgcatcagaactgtgctgaccaAGGGCATCGCTGGCATCGGAAAAACTGtttctgtgcagaagttcatccTAGACTGGGCTGAAGGGAAGGCAAACCAAGATGTGGACATCATATTTGTGCTTCCTTTCCGGGAGCTGAACTTGATCAAAGATCTCCAGTACAGTCTTCTCAGACTTTTAAATGACTTCCACACAGAACTAGACATACGCAATGCAGAGAAACTCACTGCCTGTAAAGCtatgttcatctttgatggtttGGATGAAAGCAGACTTCCATTGGATTTCCAGCACAATGAAAAGGTGTTTGATATCACCCAGACATCATCTGTTGATATTCTGCTGACAAACCTCATCAAGgggaatctgcttccctctgctctcctatGGATAACCTCCCGACCAGCAGCAACCAATCAGATCCCCCCtaagtgtgttgaccaggtgacagaggtacgagggttcaatgacccacagaaggaggagtacttcaggaagagattcagtgatgaggacctggccagcagaatcatctcacacataaagacatcaaggagcctccacatcatgtgccacatgccagtcttctgttggatttctgcaatagtccttgaacacatgttgagtacagacaagaggagagagatgcccacgactctgactgagatgtccATACACTTCCTGCTCATTCAGACCAGCCTGAAGAACCAGAAGTATCATGGAAGAGATGAGATGGATCAAGAGGAGCTCATGGAGTCAGATAAGGAAGTTCTTCTGAAGCTGGGGAAGCTGGCGTTTGAAAATCTGGAGAAGGGTAATCTCAtgttctatgaagaagacctgaaagaggctggcctTGATGTCAaagaagcctcagtgtactcaggagtgTGCACACAAATCTTTAAAGAAGAGTCTGTGTTATTTCAGAGAgtggtgtactgctttgttcatctgagcattcaggagtttctctCAGCTGTCTACATGTACCACTGTTACACAACCAGGAACATGGATGCACTGAAGCCCTTCCTCAAGAGAAAGTCTAGAGCCGCGTCTGAAGAGCTAACCTTGGATGAGCTGCTGAAGAGTACCGTGGATAAAGCCTTGGAGAGTAAGAATGGACACCTGGACCTTTTTGTCCGCTTCCTTCATGGCAtgtcactggagtccaatcagaaacTCCTACGAGGTCTGGTGACACAGACAGAAAGCAGTCCAGAGAGGGTCCAGAAAACAATCCGATCCCTTAAGGTGATGCAGAGGAAGAACATCTCCCCTGAGAGGTGCATCAATCTCTTCCACTGTCTGATAGAGATGAAAGACCATTCAGTACAGGAGGAAATCCAAGCGTACTTGAGGTCAGAGAACAGATCCAAAAACCTCACACATGCTCAGTGTTCAGCGCTGGCCTACATGCTGCAGATATCAGAGGAGGTTCTGGAGGTGTTTAACCTGAAGGAATACAAGACATCAGAGGAGGGTCGTAGGAGACTGCTCCCAGCTGTGAGAGGCTGCAGGAAAGCTCTGTAA